TCCAGCGTAGACAGGCATTCACAGACGCTTCCGATGCCGAAAAACTCTCTCTCCTTTGACAAGGTTTACACGAACAACAATTATTTGAACGACTGGTCCCTGCATGGCGTCATTAACGAAGGGAGCTTTCTGCATGACGTGCGGAAATCGGGTTCCTTTGTCATTTTTTTGGCGCTTATTAACTTTGTGCTGCCTTCTTTGATTATCGCGGCTCTCTCCAGATCCATAAACAAACGTCTCGTCAAGATTGTAAAGCATATGAAAAAGGTGAAAAACCAGCATTTCGAGACGATCCCGCTTGATGATGCGCGCGATGAGATCGGCCAATTAACGGGTGAATTCAACCGGATGACCGAGCGGATCGACAACCTCATTACCGATGTCTATCAGGCTGATATTCAGAAGAAGGACCTGGAGATCCGCCAGCGCCAGGCACAGCTTCATGCCCTTCACAGCCAGATCAATCCCCACTTCCTGTTCAACTCGCTCGAGACGATTCGGATGCGGAGCCTGATGAAGGGGGAGACCGAGACCGCGAAGACCATTCACTATATGGCGAAGATTTTCCGGAAGTCGATTTCCTGGAAACGCAGCTGGGTGTCGATCCGGGAAGAGATTGAGCTGACGGAATGCTTCCTTGAAATTCAGAAATACAGGTTTGGCGACAAGCTGCAATACCAGATCACCGTCGAAGATACCGTATACGACCAGATGATTCCGAAGATGACCTTCCTGCCGTTTGTCGAGAACGCCAGCATTCATGGCATTGAAAGCTCGCCGGGAATCGGTCTTATTCAGATTCATATCGGAATCGCCGGCAACAAGCTGATGTTCAGGCTGTCCGATAACGGGATCGGCATGTCCCAAGCCAAGCTGTCGGAGCTGCTTAATTACCTGCGTCTGGATGATTCCATCGGTGACAATGTCGGCATGAAAAACGTCTATACCCGGCTGAAGCTATGCTATAAAGACTCGTTTGAATTCGACATTGCTAGCGAAGAAGGTCATGGAACAACCGTTGAGCTGCGTCTTCCTCTCGACATGAACGGGCAATAAATGACAAAAAAGTTGAACTATGCTTTTCAAAGTACGAACTAAAGTTTGAGGGGTAATCAAGCCTTCGGATTCGTTTTATGATGAAAGTGCTTACAACAAACACGTTGAAATGACGAAAGGGGTCTAAACAGAAATGGTTAACAAAAAGCTTTTAACTGTCAGCTTGGCTGCTGCTATGTTAGCTGTTACAGCATCCGCTTGCGGCGGCAATAACGATAACAGCAATGCAAATAGCGGTAAATCCGGCAATAGCGGCAACGCAGCTTCCAACTCCGCTTCTCCTGAAGCGGATGACAAAACACCCGTCACTTTCTCGTACTACAGCTTCACCAGCCAAAAGGATGCTCTTGCGAGCGACACCGTTATCGGTAAAGAGCTGCAACAGCAGACCGGCGTAGACTGGAAAATGGAATTCCTCGTTGGCGATCCGCAAACGAAATCCGGCGTTATGATCGCAAGCGGCGACTATCCGGACGTAATCGTTCCGGAAGGCGAAATCGACAAGCTGCTTGACGCTGGCGCATTTATTCCTCTTGATGATCTGATCGAGAAATACGGTCCAAACATCAAGCGCGTATACGGTCCTTATTTTGATAAATTCAGACAAGCAGACGGCAAAATGTACTTCCTGCCGTTTGGCGCGAACCAAGGCTATATCGGCGATCCCGGCATCAGCCAAGGCGCATTCTGGATCCAACGCTCCGTTCTGAAGGAAGCGGGATATCCGAAGATCAAGACGCTTGACCAGTACTTCGATCTGATCAAGCAATACCAAGAGAAGCATCCGCAAGTAGACGGCAAGGACACGATTGGCTTTGCATCCCTTGCAGGTCCTGCCGACAGCTTCTTCTCGATCACCAACCCTTCCATGCACCTTGCGGGCTACCCGAATGACGGCGACGTTATCGTCGACATGAACACGCATGAGGCTAAAACTTACGCAGCTACGGATATCGAGAAAAAATGGCTGCAAAAGCTGAACGAAGTAAACGCGGAAGGCTTGTTCGATCCTGAGACCTTTACAGCGAACAAAGACCAATTCCTGGCTAAGCTGACCTCCGGCCGCGTACTTGGCTACTTCAACTACGCATGGCAGGTTGGCGACGCGACAAACAACCTGAAGAAAGCCGGCATCGACGAGAAGCGTTACGCTCCGCTGCCAATCGTATTCGACGAGAATACGAAAGACCAATACGTAGATCCGCCTAGCTTTGTTAACAACCGCGGTATCGGTATCTCGGTAAAAGCGAAAGACGCTGTACGCATTATTAAGTACTTCGACAACCTTCTCAAAGAAGAGAACCAAGTTCTCGTACAGTGGGGCGTTAAAGACCAGAACTACACCGTGGACGCTAACGGCCGTTACGTGATGGATGCGCAGCAAATCGCTGACCGCAACGACCCTGAGAAGAAACGCACAGTCGGATGGCAGTACTTTGAATACAGCTGGCCGCGTTACGGCAACAACTCCGTACTGGCTGACGGCAACTCGTATGGCGTAGGCAACCAGCCTGAAGTGGCTTACGCGGGTTACACGGACGGCGACAAAGCGCTGCTGGACGCCTACGGCGTGAAGACCTTCTCCGAATACTTCTCGAAGCCTGACGATCGCTCCTGGTACCCGGCATGGAGTATCAACAAAGGTCAAGGCACGCCTGAGCAGATCTTCCAGCAAAAAGCCGGCGACCTGCAAAAGAAATTCGTTCCGAAGCTTGTACTTGCCAAGCCTAGCGAATTCGACTCGATCTGGAGCGACTATACAGGCCAAATGGGCAAGCTTGACGTGAAAGGCTATGAAACCTTCGTTACGAAAGTAGTTCAAGACCGTATCGCGGGCAAGTGGTAAGCAAATAAAAGTAGACGGAAGGCCGGAAAGCTGATTCCGGCCTTCCGATCTATTGGATTCATGCAGGATGCTAGAGAGGGGAAGAGCAAGTGGAGAACATACATGAAGTTACACCATCTGTTGTCAGGAGTCCCAAAGCAAGCGAATCACGGCTTCAACTGTTTTTCAAAAAGTTATTGCAGCAAAAAGTGCTCGTGTTTATGTCGATGCCGTTTGTATTATGGCTTTTCCTGTTTAAGTACGTACCGCTCTGGGGCTGGACCATCTCCTTTCAAAAGTTCAGACCGGCAAAGGATTTGTTCGATCAGGAGTGGGTAGGCTGGAAAAACTTCAACTTCCTGTTTAACGACGACTCCTTCTATCGCGTGTTAAGAAATACGATCGTTATGAGCTCCATCAATCTTGTATTAGGTTTTGTTACCGCAATCGTATTGGCGATTTTATTAAACGAGCTTCGCCAAATTATGTTCAAGCGGGTCGTACAGACGATCAGCTACCTACCGCATTTTATTTCCTGGGTCGTTGCGGCCAATATTATTTCTTCGGCGCTTGCGCCCGAAGGGATCGTTAATATTCTATTGACGAGAATGCATCTGATTGATCAGCCTATCTTATGGCTGGGCAAAGGGAATTACTTCTGGGGCATCCTTGGCGCATCGGAAGTTTGGAAAAACGTCGGCTGGAACACCATTATCTATTTGGCGGCTATTACAACCATTGACCCTTCCCAATACGAAGCTGCCGAGATTGACGGGGCGAACCGTTTACAACGGATCCTGCATATTACTTTACCGGGTCTGAAGTCGGTTATCGTAATCCTGTTGATCATGAACCTTGGAAATATTCTGGAATCGGGATTTGAGCCGCAATACTTGCTCGGCAACGGGATGACCGTGGACTATTCCGAGAACCTTGATATATTTGTGTTGAAATACGGCATGAACATGGGCAACTATTCCTTGGCTACAGCAGCCGGCATGTTCAAAACGGTCGTTAGCTTTATCTTCCTCTTATCGGCCAACTCGATTGCGAAGCGGCTTGGCGAGAGCAGACTGTTCTAGATTTAACCGAAAGTTGGACGAAGCAAGGAGGCTATCGACATGAAAGAGAGTTCGGCCAAAGCCAGGTACAGCTCTTTACCGGATAAGATTTTTGATACAAGTAATATAGTTTTTATGTTGCTCGTCGTGACGGTTACGCTATATCCTTTCCTTAATATGTTCGCGTTGTCGTTCAACGATGCGAATGACTCGATCCGCGGCGGCATTTATGCTTGGCCAAGGATGTGGACATGGGATAACTACAGCTATATTTTTAATGAAGCATCCATCTATCACGCTACGTTGATCTCCGCCTTGCGTACGATTGCCGGCACGATTACTTCCGTCTTCTGTACGGCTATGCTGGCTTATACGATCAGCCGCCAGGAGTTTGTTCTGCGCAAATTCGTTACGCTGGTCGCAATCTTCACGATGTACTTCAGCGGAGGTCTCATTCCGGGATACCTGCTGATCAAAGAGCTCCATATGATTAACTCGTTCTGGGTTTATATTATCCCCGGCATTATCGGCGTCTTTAATATGATCGTAATCCGATCCTTTATCGAGGGATTGCCGGACGGCATTATGGAATCGGCGAAAATTGACGGAGCGGGCGAATTCATTACCTTCATGCGAATTGTTTTGCCGCTGACCGTGCCTGCTCTTGCGACCGTTTCGCTCTTCGTAGCGGTGTCTCAATGGAATTCCTGGTTTGACGTATTTCTGTACAACTCTTCGCATCTTAACCTGAGCACCTTGCAATACGAATTAATGAAAATATTGCAAACCTCCAATACGGCGGCATCGTCAACCAATGCAGGCGATCAGTTTGCAGCCGGACAAAGCGGCGTAACGGCGGTTACGCCAACCTCGATCCGTGCGACGATGACTATTGTTGCGAGTCTGCCGATTATTCTGGTATATCCGTTCCTGCAGAAATACTTTGTTAAAGGGATGACCGTAGGCGGCGTTAAAGGTTAATCGCTTGAATCACGCGTCCCTCGACTTTGCATCGGGCGGACGCTTTTTTTCTAATTTTGGCTGTTTGTATAACAATTCTTATTAGGGGGATTAGAGATGGGAGACAACGGATACGCGGCATGGCTGAGATACGATCAAGTGAAGGATGAAACGCGCTTGGAGCAATACGCAGGCTGGACGGGTGAGCTCGTGCTGCCCGCGGGAGTACCGATGGAAGGGATCATGAAGACAGCCGCCGTGGAATTGTCGCGGGGAATCCGCTCCATGCTGGGCACAACGCCTTCGGTTACGCATGAAGCATCAGGGCAGCGTTTTATCGTGCTGGAGGTTCTTGGCGGCGGCTCTTGGATAGATCAAGCGGCCGGCGATGCGGCGGCTCTATCTGATGAGGGCTACTTCTTAAAAACCGTTCGAGAAGCG
This region of Paenibacillus sp. JDR-2 genomic DNA includes:
- a CDS encoding sensor histidine kinase, producing MGRFHWNHLKLRDKLLLMYVFCVFIPIVLTNIVFYNVTTNNIKNQKSHDADIALEKLQGELRAVIDEAAGISYLYYIDPMLNQLLDKKYDSQIEYVEAFNNIRSVFNKSEQAYKTTSATVIYTDNPTVLSSGPIMPLSETEKEADWYRAFMKTNVSYPLFIQDGDTFSLVQRLNYVKGNGYNNLIKIDLNMATVKQLFALSGFEGSIYFLNPEGAVLYSNDSSVDRHSQTLPMPKNSLSFDKVYTNNNYLNDWSLHGVINEGSFLHDVRKSGSFVIFLALINFVLPSLIIAALSRSINKRLVKIVKHMKKVKNQHFETIPLDDARDEIGQLTGEFNRMTERIDNLITDVYQADIQKKDLEIRQRQAQLHALHSQINPHFLFNSLETIRMRSLMKGETETAKTIHYMAKIFRKSISWKRSWVSIREEIELTECFLEIQKYRFGDKLQYQITVEDTVYDQMIPKMTFLPFVENASIHGIESSPGIGLIQIHIGIAGNKLMFRLSDNGIGMSQAKLSELLNYLRLDDSIGDNVGMKNVYTRLKLCYKDSFEFDIASEEGHGTTVELRLPLDMNGQ
- a CDS encoding ABC transporter substrate-binding protein translates to MVNKKLLTVSLAAAMLAVTASACGGNNDNSNANSGKSGNSGNAASNSASPEADDKTPVTFSYYSFTSQKDALASDTVIGKELQQQTGVDWKMEFLVGDPQTKSGVMIASGDYPDVIVPEGEIDKLLDAGAFIPLDDLIEKYGPNIKRVYGPYFDKFRQADGKMYFLPFGANQGYIGDPGISQGAFWIQRSVLKEAGYPKIKTLDQYFDLIKQYQEKHPQVDGKDTIGFASLAGPADSFFSITNPSMHLAGYPNDGDVIVDMNTHEAKTYAATDIEKKWLQKLNEVNAEGLFDPETFTANKDQFLAKLTSGRVLGYFNYAWQVGDATNNLKKAGIDEKRYAPLPIVFDENTKDQYVDPPSFVNNRGIGISVKAKDAVRIIKYFDNLLKEENQVLVQWGVKDQNYTVDANGRYVMDAQQIADRNDPEKKRTVGWQYFEYSWPRYGNNSVLADGNSYGVGNQPEVAYAGYTDGDKALLDAYGVKTFSEYFSKPDDRSWYPAWSINKGQGTPEQIFQQKAGDLQKKFVPKLVLAKPSEFDSIWSDYTGQMGKLDVKGYETFVTKVVQDRIAGKW
- a CDS encoding ABC transporter permease, with product MFFKKLLQQKVLVFMSMPFVLWLFLFKYVPLWGWTISFQKFRPAKDLFDQEWVGWKNFNFLFNDDSFYRVLRNTIVMSSINLVLGFVTAIVLAILLNELRQIMFKRVVQTISYLPHFISWVVAANIISSALAPEGIVNILLTRMHLIDQPILWLGKGNYFWGILGASEVWKNVGWNTIIYLAAITTIDPSQYEAAEIDGANRLQRILHITLPGLKSVIVILLIMNLGNILESGFEPQYLLGNGMTVDYSENLDIFVLKYGMNMGNYSLATAAGMFKTVVSFIFLLSANSIAKRLGESRLF
- a CDS encoding carbohydrate ABC transporter permease → MKESSAKARYSSLPDKIFDTSNIVFMLLVVTVTLYPFLNMFALSFNDANDSIRGGIYAWPRMWTWDNYSYIFNEASIYHATLISALRTIAGTITSVFCTAMLAYTISRQEFVLRKFVTLVAIFTMYFSGGLIPGYLLIKELHMINSFWVYIIPGIIGVFNMIVIRSFIEGLPDGIMESAKIDGAGEFITFMRIVLPLTVPALATVSLFVAVSQWNSWFDVFLYNSSHLNLSTLQYELMKILQTSNTAASSTNAGDQFAAGQSGVTAVTPTSIRATMTIVASLPIILVYPFLQKYFVKGMTVGGVKG